In Pseudoalteromonas piratica, the genomic stretch ATAAACTTAAACAACATTTGGTTTCACTTGAATATCAAAGACCATATGGCATAGAGATTAATACACTTTATAACCAACCAAAAGAAGTTGAAAAGTCAGTAGATGATTTTATCACATCGCTTATTCAAGCTGTGTCAATTGTAATTGGTGTATTACTTCTTTTTATGGGATTTCGCAGTGGTCTACTGATAGGCGCAGTCTTATTAATTACCGTTTTTGGTACCTTTATTTTTATGCTTATGCAGCAGATCGATTTGCAAAGGATCTCGTTAGGTGCCTTGATAATTGCCTTAGGTATGCTAGTTGACAATGCGATTGTAATCACTGAGGGAATTTTAGTCGGACTAAAAAAAGGTTATAGCAAAGTAAAAGCGGCAACTGTGATTATTGAGCAAACAAAATGGCCTTTACTTGGTGCGACCATCATTGCAATTACCGCATTTGCCCCTATAGGACTGAGCTCAGATGCAACAGGTGAATTTGCTGGAAGCCTATTTTATGTATTACTTATTTCGCTTTTGTTAAGTTGGATTACTGCTATTACCGTAACGCCATTTTTAGCGAGCCTATTGTTCAAGCAAAGTAAAAACGATACGAATACGAATAATGACGTAAACGCGGACGAACTTTATAAAGGTCGATTCTTTGTATTATACAGTAAGCTGCTAAAAACCGTTTTAGTATGGCCAAAGGTCACCTTAAGCATTATGTTCATGTCTTTATTAGGTGCGTTAGTACTATTTGGAAATGTTAAACAATCATTTTTTCCCCCTTCTAATACTCCCATATTCTACTTAGATTACTGGCGTTACCAAGGCTCTGATATTCGTGCAACCGAACAAGATATTACTAAGCTTGAGCAGTACTTGCTTTCTAAACCTGAAGTAGTTGCAGTTACAAGCACGATAGGACAAGGCGCGCCGCGTTTTATGTTGACATATGCACCGGAAAAAATTCACCCAGCATATGGCCAGTTAATTATACGAACCACAAATTTGGAATCGCTTAATTCGTTACTTTCGGAAATTAGAACCTATGCATCTGAAAATTTAACCAATGCGTTTATTAAACTAAAACGTATGGAAATTGGTCCTTCTACAGATGCAAAAATAGAAGCGCGATTTCAAGGTTCTGACCCAGAAACATTACGATTGCTAGCCAATCAGGCTATTGCAATTTTAAAACAAGACGGCGCAGCTCATAATATTAGGCATGACTGGCGTGAATTGACCAAGGTCATTCGACCACAATTTAATGAGCAAAAAGCAAGACGATTAGGTATTAGTAAATCTGATCTTGATAACTTATTACTTACCACTTTAAGTGGACGAAAGGTGGGCCTATACCGAGAAGGCACACGAATGTTGCCTATTATTGCACGCTCACCTGCATCTGAACGTCTGAACGTTGATTCACTGTATGACTTGCAAATTTTTAGTCCTACACTCGGCGTGTATCTACCGATTGAACAGATTGTTGATGGTTTTAATACGGAATGGGAAAATAATCTCATATTACGCCGAGATCGAAAACGAACAATTACCGTAATGGCAGATCCAGATATCCTTGGTGAAGAAACTGCGGCTAATTTACTAAAACGCGTAAAACCACTTATTGATGAAATCCCCCTGCCCCAAGGCTATCAATTAGAATGGGGTGGTGAATTTGAATCTGCATCAAAAGCGCAAAAAGCTATTTTTGGCTCATTACCTATGGGTTATCTTGTGATGTTTATTATTACCGTGTTGTTATTTAATTCAATAAAAAAATCATTGATCATATGGGCAACAGTGCCGCTTGCCATTATTGGAGTAACCTGTGGTTTATATATAATGAATAGCCCATTTAGCTTTATGGCATTACTCGGCCTATTAAGTTTATCAGGTATGTTAATTAAAAATGGCATCGTTCTTATGGATCAAATTGAATTAGAACTATCGCAAAATAAAGACGCGTATGATGCTGTTTTTCATTCTGCACTGAGTCGATTAAGGCCTGTTTCCATGGCTGCTATCACAACAATTTTAGGCATGATCCCCCTACTATTTGATGTGTTTTTTGAATCCATGGCTGTTACTATCATGTTTGGACTAGGATTTGCCACAGTGCTCACATTGTTAGTCATTCCTGCTTTATACAGCATCGTTTTTAAAGTGAAGTCTGCTTAAACGCGACTTATTAGGTATACTGTTACAACCAACTCTTTGTTCAGTATACCTATGTTAAAAAAACCTTTTTCTGTATTGGTTGTAATTCAAAATACTCGCAATGAGTTTTTGTTAATTCAACGAGCCGATGATGCTGCATTTTGGCAATCTGTCACAGGGTGTATCGAAGATAATGAAACCCCGCTTCAATGTGCTTACCGAGAAGTGTTTGAAGAAACTGGTATTAACTGTGAGGACTTGGGTTATACAATTGTTGACTTAGACATAACGAATTATTACGACATTCGTAA encodes the following:
- a CDS encoding efflux RND transporter permease subunit, translated to MNIAQLSIEKRTISWLFTLILLFGGFFAYQNLGRLEDPEFTLKKAMIVTSYPGASPEQVEQEVTYPIENVIQQLPYVDYVTSISSPGLSQISVEMKSTYRKEALRQIWDELRRKINDLSPTLPAGVYPSKVMDDFGDVYGVLYAISGDDYSYEELENYVDYLRRELVLVEGVGKVTVAGEQKPQVIVEISSHKLAQLGMSANVIYQLLQNQNTVSNAGKVTLEGESIRLHPTGEFKDVSELEDLLISKPGAKEIIYLGDVATVKREYPEIPNNPTHYAGKRTLLLGVSFASGVNVVDIGDKLKQHLVSLEYQRPYGIEINTLYNQPKEVEKSVDDFITSLIQAVSIVIGVLLLFMGFRSGLLIGAVLLITVFGTFIFMLMQQIDLQRISLGALIIALGMLVDNAIVITEGILVGLKKGYSKVKAATVIIEQTKWPLLGATIIAITAFAPIGLSSDATGEFAGSLFYVLLISLLLSWITAITVTPFLASLLFKQSKNDTNTNNDVNADELYKGRFFVLYSKLLKTVLVWPKVTLSIMFMSLLGALVLFGNVKQSFFPPSNTPIFYLDYWRYQGSDIRATEQDITKLEQYLLSKPEVVAVTSTIGQGAPRFMLTYAPEKIHPAYGQLIIRTTNLESLNSLLSEIRTYASENLTNAFIKLKRMEIGPSTDAKIEARFQGSDPETLRLLANQAIAILKQDGAAHNIRHDWRELTKVIRPQFNEQKARRLGISKSDLDNLLLTTLSGRKVGLYREGTRMLPIIARSPASERLNVDSLYDLQIFSPTLGVYLPIEQIVDGFNTEWENNLILRRDRKRTITVMADPDILGEETAANLLKRVKPLIDEIPLPQGYQLEWGGEFESASKAQKAIFGSLPMGYLVMFIITVLLFNSIKKSLIIWATVPLAIIGVTCGLYIMNSPFSFMALLGLLSLSGMLIKNGIVLMDQIELELSQNKDAYDAVFHSALSRLRPVSMAAITTILGMIPLLFDVFFESMAVTIMFGLGFATVLTLLVIPALYSIVFKVKSA
- the nudB gene encoding dihydroneopterin triphosphate diphosphatase yields the protein MLKKPFSVLVVIQNTRNEFLLIQRADDAAFWQSVTGCIEDNETPLQCAYREVFEETGINCEDLGYTIVDLDITNYYDIRKDWRHRYESGSITNTEYVFYLKVETDTAITLDPNEHTDFVWLDFKTAYTRFYSKTNKEAAELIFKNQNCKL